In the Diprion similis isolate iyDipSimi1 chromosome 2, iyDipSimi1.1, whole genome shotgun sequence genome, one interval contains:
- the LOC124416269 gene encoding uncharacterized protein LOC124416269 produces MASDKRNRKLLREIEKIERFERSNLRMIETIRHRFRSRLKKYEVPQFSSGSDLWLLALIPISALSLQANDVRMYDTHNPGFCYHCTGAIRAGDKRPRRISSDVYDAVYSMLFTDGEVDPDKVLCLHVLTAHCADSGSGELMNVRRAASFTDEGKQQSFGGAWNNILPCYVVELERNVDDVTDFSDEVKRHKDPVLLDAENEIVKEFQGKYEKYLTENPEVGLALSTNRKLTTMLPNDIGKLTIIPPHVYSLLGAAQELKIKQAIAEESRRKRFRRDSSNVVKNVDDQSISFRLDDDEDEIPRRVMTATSIRGWTTQRFAGTSRISAFQSLSRKSATSSRRTDPSITTLKRASPHSSGVPLLSTNLQETGPQIVTIKPSTHALSTRVSKTSSTKSPFQNFPSTLGPLSPCSNSIFSGVSGPLEQPRKIRRPIFINYPTTSIELRNKEYETVPILVNNQMQALVHSVMDVLERVNPAKMRKIVATASSRLEIRKMLIRPDIQAFIESLAGQPLVSSPSSFVTSMASSLYEIDPRIESSIEKELVAKTLPVPAAPALHRLVKEIRNNLFVDPNAASGKGPKVKVESFGSQRQKLLESRPCKGSCEEKDVFDVDNSCPHSE; encoded by the exons ATGGCGAGCGATAAACGTAACCGCAAACTGCTTCgggaaattgagaaaatcgaGCGGTTTGAACGATCCAATTTACGGATGATCGAGACTATTCGTCACCGGTTCAGGTCCAGGCTGAAAAAGTATGAAGTACCGCAGTTTTCCTCCGGCTCCGAT CTCTGGCTCTTGGCTCTGATCCCTATTTCGGCTCTGTCACTGCAGGCCAACGACGTTCGCATGTACGACACGCACAATCCGGGCTTCTGTTATCACTGCACCGGGGCTATAAGGGCCGGTGACAAGCGGCCGCGGAGGATATCGAGCGACGTCTACGACGCCGTTTACTCCATGCTCTTCACCGACGGCGAGGTCGACCCGGACAAAGTTCTCTGTCTCCACGTCCTCACTGCCCACTGTGCAGATTCTGGATCCGGTGAATTAATGAACGTCAGACGGGCGGCTTCGTTTACGGACGAAG GTAAGCAGCAGAGTTTCGGGGGTGCCTGGAACAACATTCTGCCGTGCTACGTTGTCGAACTTGAACGAAACGTCGATGACGTGACGGATTTTTCGGACGAGGTCAAACGACACAAGGACCCGGTATTACTGGATGCCGAGAATGAGATCGTCAAGGAATTTCAAGGAAAATACGAAAAGTACCTGACGGAGAATCCGGAAGTCGGCTTGGCCCTCTCGACGAATCGCAAACTCACCACGATGCTTCCGAACGACATCGGCAAACTCACTATCATCCCGCCGCATGTTTACTCTTTGCTCGGTGCCGCCCAGGAACTAAAAATCAAGCAGGCCATCGCCGAGGAATCCCGCCGCAAAAGATTCAGACGCGATAGTTCGAACGTGGTTAAAAACGTGGACGATCAGAGCATCTCGTTTCgcctcgacgacgacgaagacgagaTACCCCGCCGCGTGATGACCGCGACCTCGATCAGAGGTTGGACTACCCAGAGATTTGCTGGCACCTCGAGAATCTCCGCCTTCCAAAGCCTGTCCAGGAAATCCGCGACTTCTTCCCGTAGGACGGATCCCAGCATCACAACACTGAAGCGAGCCAGTCCGCATTCCAGCGGGGTTCCTCTACTCTCTACGAACCTGCAGGAAACCGGCCCGCAAATCGTCACCATAAAGCCCAGCACTCATGCGCTATCCACCAGAGTTTCGAAAACATCGAGCACCAAATCCCCTTTCCAAAATTTCCCGAGCACTCTCGGTCCGCTATCTCCGTGCTCAAACTCCATTTTCTCCGGGGTGTCCGGGCCGCTGGAACAGCCAAGAAAGATCCGTAGACCGATTTTCATCAACTACCCGACGACGAGCATCGAGCTCAGGAACAAGGAGTATGAGACCGTTCCAATCCTGGTGAACAATCAAATGCAGGCTCTGGTTCATTCCGTCATGGACGTACTCGAACGGGTCAATCCAGCGAAGATGCGGAAAATCGTAGCTACAGCAAGCAGTCGGCTTGAGATTCGGAAGATGCTGATACGCCCCGACATTCAAGCGTTCATCGAATCCCTCGCTGGACAACCGTTGGTCTCCTCGCCAAGTAGTTTCGTCACCTCGATGGCCTCCAGCCTCTACGAGATAGACCCCCGCATCGAGAGCAGCATCGAAAAGGAGCTGGTTGCTAAGACTTTGCCTGTGCCAGCCGCTCCCGCGTTGCATAGACTCGTGAaagaaatacgaaataatcTCTTCGTGGACCCGAATGCAGCAAGTGGAAAGGGACCGAAGGTCAAAGTCGAGTCGTTTGGGAGCCAGAGGCAGAAACTGTTGGAGTCTAGACCTTGCAAGGGGTCGTGCGAAGAGAAGGACGTATTTGATGTTGACAATTCCTGCCCGCATTCAGAGTGA
- the LOC124416674 gene encoding tubulin monoglutamylase TTLL4-like → MRIGEDLAVKNDVTARAFRCRNVFVKIFSTPERNHLRFAKNHKNNLKKMLFKEEVVLPDDPKTVFYDKGNVTTSASDGVIFRCDNTPCKNDAKSERSSYVEITEYILRPLEHNDANLQKEGFGDQIQDEVPMRRSLFPFVAPYVLFHSINCTCPKLSSSISKFLKWKLSGVTPRIVIRTLRKSGYHLVTEAEEDWSGIWDHSVKDATLFKMVKSFQKLNCFPGSHSLGCKDQLWRNFSRLRRVFGKEEFGFIPETFVLPRDIGRLKEAWKRNLGERWIVKPPSSGRGQGIRVIDQWWEVPKWHLVVVQRYLTRPKLINGRKFDLRVYVLATSIDPLRVYVYSEGLVRFASVKYVDNSKNLNDRFMHLTNTSINKYSPNYVVNGNANSCYGHKWSFSTLWDFLARDNVDVKALWGDIKDIVVKTLIVGEASMCAKIRENVVSTYACYELYGFDVILDEDYKPWLLEVNTLPSLHTDSSLDVAVKAPLIRNVLNMVGYQLPANMTVFEERQLVKKFRCPRMRQDERIYSTSLDEQEKRKQSEFLKSPERANYIFAIIRDLTRDDVRQLIRYEDEITQIGDFEKVFPTSESHKYHRFFKTQRYYNLLLDAWEFQARKNRREGIERLKNLCGEKFHLETTVLL, encoded by the coding sequence ATGCGCATCGGTGAAGACTTAGCTGTCAAAAATGACGTGACAGCTCGCGCGTTTCGCTGCAGAAatgtatttgtaaaaattttcagtactcCAGAGCGTAACCATCTTCGGTTTgctaaaaatcataaaaacaatttaaaaaaaatgctctTCAAAGAAGAGGTCGTCTTACCGGACGACCCAAAAACCGTATTTTATGACAAGGGTAACGTGACCACGAGCGCTAGCGACGGGGTTATATTTCGATGTGACAATACTCCGTGTAAAAACGATGCAAAGAGCGAGCGCTCGTCCTACGTCGAAATAACCGAGTACATCCTTCGGCCCTTGGAGCACAATGACGCGAACCTCCAGAAAGAGGGTTTCGGGGACCAGATCCAGGACGAAGTCCCGATGCGTAGAAGTCTCTTCCCGTTCGTGGCTCCCTACGTGTTGTTTCACTCGATAAATTGCACGTGCCCAAAGCTGTCCAGCAGTATCAGCAAGTTTTTGAAGTGGAAACTGAGCGGAGTAACACCGCGGATAGTGATTCGAACGCTTCGGAAGTCCGGATATCATCTGGTTACCGAGGCGGAGGAGGACTGGTCAGGTATCTGGGATCACTCGGTGAAAGACGCGACGCTTTTCAAGATGGTGAAATCCTTCCAAAAGCTCAACTGTTTCCCCGGGTCACACAGTCTCGGTTGCAAGGATCAATTGTGGAGAAACTTTAGTCGGCTGCGGAGAGTTTTTGGTAAGGAAGAGTTCGGCTTTATACCCGAGACTTTCGTCCTTCCCAGGGACATAGGGAGGCTGAAGGAAGCGTGGAAAAGGAACCTCGGTGAGAGGTGGATCGTGAAACCGCCGTCGTCGGGACGCGGACAAGGAATCCGAGTTATCGATCAGTGGTGGGAAGTGCCCAAGTGGCACCTCGTTGTCGTCCAGCGTTACTTGACCAGGCCGAAACTGATAAACGGAAGGAAGTTCGACCTGCGAGTCTACGTCCTGGCGACCAGCATCGACCCCCTCAGGGTCTACGTCTACTCCGAGGGACTCGTGCGGTTCGCGTCCGTAAAGTACGTCGACAACTCAAAGAACCTCAACGACCGTTTCATGCACCTGACAAACACCAGCATCAACAAGTACAGTCCGAACTACGTTGTAAACGGGAACGCGAACTCCTGTTACGGGCACAAATGGTCCTTCAGCACTCTGTGGGACTTCTTGGCGAGGGACAACGTCGACGTCAAGGCTTTGTGGGGGGACATCAAGGACATAGTCGTGAAGACGCTAATCGTCGGAGAAGCGTCGATGTGCGCGAAGATCAGGGAGAACGTAGTTTCGACCTACGCCTGCTACGAGCTTTACGGTTTCGATGTTATTCTGGACGAGGACTACAAGCCCTGGCTTCTGGAAGTCAACACCTTACCCTCTCTGCATACCGATTCGTCCTTGGATGTCGCCGTCAAGGCTCCGCTGATCAGGAACGTTTTGAACATGGTTGGATACCAGCTGCCTGCAAATATGACTGTATTCGAGGAGCGGCAACTGGTCAAGAAGTTTCGGTGTCCGAGGATGCGCCAGGATGAACGGATCTACAGCACCAGTCTCGACGAGCAGGAGAAACGGAAGCAAAGCGAATTCCTCAAGTCGCCGGAACGCgcaaattatattttcgctATCATCAGGGATCTGACTAGGGACGATGTTCGGCAGCTCATTCGATACGAGGACGAAATCACTCAGATTGgagatttcgaaaaagtcTTTCCGACTTCGGAGAGTCACAAGTATCACCGCTTCTTCAAAACTCAAAGATACTACAACTTGCTGCTTGACGCCTGGGAGTTTCAAGCACGCAAAAACAGACGCGAGGGAATCGAACGACTCAAGAATTTGtgtggagaaaaatttcacttggaaACTACGGTTCTTCTCTGA